A genome region from Arachis duranensis cultivar V14167 chromosome 8, aradu.V14167.gnm2.J7QH, whole genome shotgun sequence includes the following:
- the LOC107461264 gene encoding putative receptor protein kinase ZmPK1 isoform X5 has protein sequence MANRDEPVNGKKSKLSLLANGNLVLVDADNSHVWSTDTVSSPSSTVHLVLYDTGNLVLTEDMNSTVLWQSFDFPTDTLLPEQVFARFTKVISSKSQTNKSTGLYTLFFDNDNVLRLVYNGPEVSGIYWPDPWNLNWANFRSSYNSSRVAVLDTLGTFISSDNFTFTTSDHGSVIQRRLTLDPNGNLRVYSRSSDQDDWYVSWQAYARPCRIHGVCGPNSLCTYHTDSSIKCSCLPGHKMKYSNDWSYGCEPKFSLSCKNNESASSSQFLSISNVELYGYDYGLMTNYTLDQCKEFCLQLCDCKGVQYTYNKASGTNNCFVKVQLRNAYRIPYFDAEFLLKLPVNSTYSFQDDQVSIVDRHNNLDCPVGAETIQLERIYIKGQVSRYVKFLLWFAGGVGIFEMLCIFVVWYFLVRFRVHSGADERVYDLGFAGFRRFSYSELKQATKGFSQEIGKGAWGIVYKGVLSDGRVVAVKRLMEANQGEEEFLAEVRSIGRLNHMNLIEMWGYCAEGKHRLLVYEHMEHGSLAENLRTNRLLDWSKRFEIALGTAKGLSYLHDECLDWILHCDVKPQNILLDSNFQPKVADFGLSKLLKRSDTNKYSSFSKIRGTRGYMAPEWVLNLPITSKVDVYSYGIVVLEMFTGKSATKNLGISSDGVENNQHMYLVAWLREKQSKGFRCGWVSEILDPTIEGDYDENKLEALARVALQCVEDERDKRPTMSQVVEMLQKSLQ, from the coding sequence ATGGCAAATCGTGACGAACCAGTCAACGGAAAGAAATCAAAGCTCTCCCTACTCGCCAATGGTAACCTTGTTCTAGTGGATGCCGATAATTCCCATGTTTGGTCAACAGACACCGTTTCATCGCCGTCTTCTACCGTGCATTTGGTTCTGTATGACACCGGCAACCTTGTTCTAACGGAGGACATGAACAGCACCGTGTTGTGGCAAAGCTTTGATTTCCCCACGGATACTCTTCTTCCTGAGCAAGTGTTCGCCCGATTTACCAAAGTAATCTCTTCGAAAAGCCAGACAAACAAGTCCACTGGTTTGTACACGTTGTTTTTCGACAACGATAACGTTCTTCGTCTTGTTTACAATGGCCCCGAAGTTTCAGGGATCTACTGGCCAGATCCTTGGAATCTGAACTGGGCCAACTTCAGGAGTAGTTACAACAGCAGCAGAGTTGCAGTCTTGGACACTCTTGGCACCTTCATTTCCTCAGATAATTTCACTTTCACCACTTCCGATCACGGTTCCGTCATCCAGCGAAGGTTGACCCTTGATCCCAATGGAAACCTTCGTGTTTATAGCCGTAGCAGTGATCAAGATGACTGGTATGTTTcctggcaagcttatgcaagacCATGCAGGATCCATGGCGTTTGTGGGCCCAATAGTTTGTGCACTTACCATACTGATTCTTCCATTAAATGCTCTTGCCTTCCCGGTCATAAGATGAAGTATTCAAATGATTGGTCTTATGGCTGCGAACCCAAATTTTCTCTATCTTGCAAGAACAATGAAAGTGCGTCGTCGTCACAGTTCTTATCTATAAGCAACGTGGAGTTGTATGGCTATGATTATGGACTCATGACAAATTACACATTAGATCAGTGTAAAGAGTTCTGCCTCCAACTATGCGATTGCAAAGGCGTTCAGTACACTTATAACAAGGCCTCTGGTACCAACAATTGTTTTGTCAAGGTTCAGTTGCGGAATGCATATCGCATCCCATATTTTGATGCTGAATTTCTTTTGAAACTGCCAGTCAATAGTACCTATTCTTTTCAAGATGATCAAGTTTCAATCGTTGATAGACACAACAATCTTGATTGTCCTGTGGGTGCAGAAACAATACAACTTGAGAGGATTTATATCAAAGGGCAGGTGAGCAGATATGTTAAGTTCTTGTTATGGTTCGCCGGAGGAGTTGGGATATTTGAAATGCTGTGCATATTTGTGGTTTGGTACTTTTTGGTAAGGTTTAGGGTGCATTCTGGTGCAGATGAACGAGTGTATGACTTAGGCTTTGCAGGGTTTAGGAGATTCAGTTACTCTGAACTGAAACAAGCCACCAAAGGGTTTAGCCAAGAGATTGGAAAGGGTGCATGGGGGATTGTATACAAAGGTGTACTCTCTGATGGAAGAGTGGTGGCCGTGAAGAGACTCATGGAAGCGAATCAAGGAGAAGAGGAGTTCCTTGCTGAAGTGAGAAGCATTGGAAGGCTCAATCACATGAACTTGATTGAGATGTGGGGATACTGTGCTGAAGGGAAACACAGGCTCCTGGTTTATGAGCACATGGAGCATGGTTCTCTTGCCGAGAATCTTAGGACAAATAGATTATTGGATTGGTCCAAAAGGTTTGAGATTGCGTTGGGTACAGCCAAAGGTTTGTCTTATCTTCATGATGAGTGTTTGGATTGGATTTTGCATTGTGATGTAAAGCCACAGAACATTCTTCTTGATTCTAATTTTCAACCAAAGGTAGCTGATTTTGGATTGTCCAAGTTGCTTAAAAGAAGTGACACTAATAAGTACTCTAGCTTTTCCAAGATACGAGGAACAAGAGGATACATGGCTCCTGAGTGGGTTTTGAACCTCCCAATAACCTCCAAGGTTGATGTTTATAGCTATGGAATTGTTGTGTTGGAAATGTTCACTGGAAAGAGCGCAACCAAGAACCTTGGGATTAGTAGTGATGGAGTAGAGAATAATCAACATATGTACCTGGTTGCATGGCTGAGAGAGAAACAAAGTAAGGGATTTCGTTGTGGTTGGGTTAGTGAAATCTTAGACCCCACCATAGAAGGTGATTATGATGAAAATAAGTTGGAAGCTTTGGCTAGAGTTGCTTTGCAATGTGTAGAGGATGAGAGGGACAAAAGACCCACCATGAGCCAAGTGGTAGAGATGCTTCAGAAATCTTTACAATAA